One Myxococcaceae bacterium JPH2 DNA window includes the following coding sequences:
- a CDS encoding NAD-dependent epimerase/dehydratase family protein has protein sequence MRWTRRGVIQGAMVLGAAQALGCATTKTGGAEAPASREQGAEASGPAKSQRILILGGTEFLGPALVDAARARGHVVTLFNRGKTRPELFPDLEKLRGDRDPSKGEGLKALEGRTWDAVIDTSGYFPRLVKASAELLAPHVGHYVFVSSISVYKDLREYGIDERSPVATIADPTMEKVTEESYGALKALCEQAAETAMPGRSLSVRPGLIVGPDDPSDRFTYWPVRVARGGEVLAPGDGEDPVQFIDVRDLAAWLIHGVERKLTGTFNATGPQEPVPMRALLDTCKQATGSDARFTWADSAFLTKQKVNAWSDMPVWISRTSEEKGMGRVGITRALAQGLTFRPTADTVRDTLAWFKTLPPARQAKLEAGIADAREREVLAAWRQQQGSAKAQ, from the coding sequence ATGAGGTGGACTCGCAGAGGTGTGATTCAGGGCGCGATGGTGCTCGGCGCGGCCCAGGCCCTGGGCTGTGCGACGACGAAGACGGGCGGCGCGGAGGCCCCGGCCTCGCGCGAGCAAGGCGCGGAGGCCTCGGGCCCCGCGAAGTCCCAACGCATCCTCATCCTCGGCGGGACGGAGTTCCTGGGCCCGGCGCTGGTGGACGCGGCGCGCGCTCGCGGCCACGTCGTGACGCTGTTCAACCGCGGCAAGACGCGGCCCGAGCTGTTCCCGGACCTGGAGAAGCTGCGCGGCGACCGCGACCCCAGCAAGGGCGAGGGACTCAAGGCCCTGGAGGGCCGCACCTGGGACGCCGTCATCGACACGTCCGGCTACTTCCCCCGGTTGGTGAAGGCCTCGGCGGAGCTGCTCGCGCCGCACGTGGGGCACTACGTCTTCGTGTCCTCCATCTCCGTCTACAAGGACCTGCGCGAGTACGGCATCGACGAGCGCTCGCCCGTGGCCACCATCGCCGATCCCACGATGGAGAAGGTGACGGAGGAGAGCTACGGCGCGCTCAAGGCGCTGTGCGAGCAGGCCGCGGAGACGGCCATGCCGGGCCGGTCGCTGAGCGTCCGCCCGGGGCTCATCGTCGGGCCGGATGACCCCTCCGACCGCTTCACGTACTGGCCGGTGCGCGTGGCGCGCGGGGGCGAGGTGCTCGCGCCGGGCGATGGCGAGGACCCGGTGCAGTTCATCGACGTGCGCGACCTGGCCGCGTGGCTCATCCACGGCGTGGAGCGCAAGCTGACGGGGACGTTCAACGCCACGGGCCCACAGGAGCCGGTGCCCATGCGCGCGCTGCTGGACACGTGCAAGCAGGCCACGGGCAGCGATGCGCGCTTCACCTGGGCGGACAGCGCGTTCCTGACGAAGCAGAAGGTGAACGCGTGGTCGGACATGCCCGTGTGGATTTCGCGCACGAGCGAGGAGAAGGGCATGGGCCGCGTGGGCATCACCCGGGCGCTGGCGCAGGGCCTCACCTTCCGGCCCACCGCGGACACCGTGCGCGACACGCTGGCGTGGTTCAAGACGCTGCCGCCCGCGCGTCAGGCCAAGCTGGAGGCGGGGATCGCGGACGCGCGCGAGCGCGAGGTGCTGGCCGCGTGGCGCCAGCAGCAGGGCTCCGCCAAGGCGCAGTGA
- a CDS encoding arylsulfatase has translation MALKEYPRGSTFPGVIGRTWEQSSPAWPAPIRARQGAPNVLFIVLDDTGFGHLGCYGSPIRTPNLDRLARGGLLYNNMHTTALCSPTRSCILTGRNHHSNGMATITEVSLGYPGYNGTIPFENGFLSEMLLEHGYNTYALGKWHLTPAEQTSAAGPYSRWPLGRGFERFYGFLGGDTHQYYPDLVHDNHPVPPPRTPEQGYHLTEDLVDRAIGFIADTKQVAPDKPFFLYFATGAMHAPHHVRKEWSDKYRGQFDDGWDAYRQKVFQRQLELGVMPPGTQLSRHDPDVQDWDTLPPEEKRLYARMMEVFAGYLEHTDHHIGRLLDALEESGELENTLVMVISDNGASPEGGPHGSVNELKFFNNTPESLQQNLEAMDELGGPRYFNHYAWGWAWAGDTPFRRWKRETYRGGTTDPFIVHWPRGIPARGELRTQYCHAIDMVPTVLDCLGITPPEQIRGVTQAPLEGVSFKHTFADAKAPSRHVTQYFEMFSNRALYHDGWRAVCPFPGPSFKEAGEEFGASKLDEDRLRRLDAEGWELYHVAEDCSETRNVAEQNRGKLIEMIALWYVEAGKYQVLPLASPDRAVFSAERPQISPDRQRYVYRPNTSPVPENVAVHVLNRPHTITADVEVTDGAEGVLLCHGGITGGYSFFIKDHKLHYLYNFVGEREFHLESAVEVPRGHAELRFEFEPTGQPDLAQGRGTPGLGRLYINGDLVAQSDIDATMPLVISLGEGLTCGRDDYSPTSSLYEAPFHFTGDLHQVVVDVSGEHLHDEKAEQNALLARQ, from the coding sequence ATGGCACTCAAGGAATACCCTCGGGGCAGCACGTTCCCCGGCGTCATCGGCCGCACGTGGGAGCAGTCATCGCCCGCCTGGCCCGCGCCCATCCGCGCGCGACAGGGCGCGCCCAACGTGCTGTTCATCGTGTTGGATGACACGGGCTTCGGGCACCTGGGGTGCTACGGCTCGCCCATCCGCACGCCGAACCTGGACCGGCTCGCGCGCGGCGGATTGCTCTACAACAACATGCACACCACGGCGCTCTGCTCGCCCACGCGCTCGTGCATCCTCACCGGTCGCAACCATCACTCCAATGGCATGGCGACCATCACCGAGGTGTCGCTCGGCTATCCCGGCTACAACGGCACCATCCCGTTCGAGAACGGCTTCCTCTCCGAGATGCTGCTGGAGCACGGGTACAACACGTATGCGCTGGGCAAGTGGCACCTCACGCCCGCGGAGCAGACCAGCGCGGCCGGGCCCTACAGCCGCTGGCCCCTGGGGCGCGGCTTCGAGCGCTTCTATGGGTTCCTGGGCGGTGACACGCACCAGTACTACCCGGACCTCGTCCACGACAATCACCCCGTCCCGCCGCCGCGCACGCCCGAGCAGGGCTACCACCTCACCGAGGACCTGGTGGACCGCGCCATCGGCTTCATCGCGGACACCAAGCAGGTCGCGCCCGACAAGCCCTTCTTCCTCTACTTCGCCACCGGCGCCATGCACGCGCCCCACCACGTGCGCAAGGAGTGGTCGGACAAGTACCGCGGCCAGTTCGATGACGGCTGGGACGCCTACCGCCAGAAGGTCTTCCAGCGCCAGCTCGAGCTGGGCGTCATGCCGCCCGGGACGCAGCTGTCCCGGCATGACCCCGACGTGCAGGACTGGGACACGCTCCCGCCCGAGGAGAAGCGCCTCTATGCGCGGATGATGGAGGTGTTCGCCGGCTACCTGGAGCACACGGACCATCACATCGGCCGACTGCTCGACGCGCTGGAGGAGAGCGGCGAGCTGGAGAACACGCTCGTCATGGTCATCTCCGACAACGGCGCCAGCCCCGAGGGTGGTCCGCACGGCTCGGTGAACGAGCTGAAGTTCTTCAACAACACGCCCGAGTCCTTGCAGCAGAACCTCGAGGCGATGGATGAGCTGGGCGGCCCGCGCTACTTCAACCACTACGCGTGGGGCTGGGCCTGGGCCGGTGACACGCCCTTCCGCCGCTGGAAGCGCGAGACGTATCGCGGCGGCACCACCGACCCGTTCATCGTCCACTGGCCGCGAGGCATCCCCGCGCGCGGTGAGCTGCGCACGCAGTACTGCCACGCCATCGACATGGTGCCCACGGTGCTGGACTGCCTGGGAATCACCCCGCCCGAGCAGATTCGCGGCGTCACGCAGGCTCCGCTGGAGGGCGTCAGCTTCAAGCACACCTTCGCGGACGCGAAGGCGCCCAGCCGCCACGTGACGCAGTACTTCGAGATGTTCAGCAACCGCGCGCTGTACCACGACGGCTGGCGCGCGGTGTGCCCCTTCCCGGGCCCCTCGTTCAAGGAAGCGGGCGAGGAGTTCGGCGCGTCGAAGCTCGATGAGGACCGGCTGCGCCGGCTCGACGCCGAGGGCTGGGAGCTGTACCACGTGGCCGAGGACTGCTCCGAGACCCGCAACGTGGCCGAGCAGAACCGCGGCAAGCTCATCGAGATGATTGCCCTCTGGTACGTGGAGGCGGGCAAGTACCAGGTGCTGCCCCTGGCCTCTCCGGACCGCGCGGTGTTCTCCGCCGAGCGGCCCCAAATCTCCCCGGACCGACAGCGCTACGTGTACCGGCCCAACACCTCACCCGTGCCGGAGAACGTCGCCGTGCACGTGCTCAACCGCCCGCACACCATCACCGCCGACGTGGAGGTGACGGACGGCGCCGAGGGCGTGCTGCTGTGCCACGGCGGCATCACCGGCGGCTACAGCTTCTTCATCAAGGACCACAAGCTGCACTACCTCTACAACTTCGTGGGCGAGCGGGAGTTCCACCTCGAATCCGCGGTGGAGGTGCCTCGCGGACACGCGGAGCTGCGCTTCGAGTTCGAGCCCACCGGCCAACCGGACCTCGCGCAGGGGCGCGGCACTCCGGGGCTCGGGCGCCTGTACATCAACGGCGACCTGGTGGCCCAGAGCGACATCGACGCGACCATGCCGCTGGTCATCAGCCTGGGCGAGGGCCTCACCTGCGGCCGCGATGACTACTCGCCCACCAGCTCGCTGTACGAGGCGCCCTTCCACTTCACCGGCGACCTCCATCAAGTCGTGGTGGACGTGTCCGGCGAACACCTCCACGACGAGAAGGCCGAGCAGAACGCGCTGCTGGCGCGGCAGTAG